In one Gemmatimonadaceae bacterium genomic region, the following are encoded:
- the tsaA gene encoding tRNA (N6-threonylcarbamoyladenosine(37)-N6)-methyltransferase TrmO — translation MHTLNPIGRVSSPLTSRADAPKQGDEGAPHAWLVLDAEFADGARDLRVGQEIFVFTWLHQANRSVLRVRPRCNPRARLYGVFSTRSPDRPNPIGLHRVTVLEVDGDARIRVDAMEAIDGTPIVDIKPVLKPGRER, via the coding sequence ATGCACACGTTGAATCCTATCGGGCGAGTCAGCTCGCCGCTGACGAGTCGTGCCGACGCGCCGAAGCAGGGCGACGAGGGTGCGCCGCATGCCTGGCTCGTGCTCGACGCGGAGTTCGCGGACGGTGCGCGCGATCTCCGCGTCGGCCAGGAGATCTTCGTTTTCACCTGGCTGCATCAGGCGAACCGCAGCGTCCTGCGCGTGCGTCCGCGATGCAATCCTCGCGCGCGGCTCTATGGTGTGTTTAGTACTCGCTCACCAGATCGGCCGAATCCGATCGGGTTGCATCGCGTGACCGTCCTCGAGGTCGATGGCGACGCACGCATCCGCGTCGACGCCATGGAAGCGATCGACGGAACGCCGATCGTGGACATCAAGCCCGTGCTGAAGCCTGGGCGCGAGCGCTAA
- a CDS encoding peroxidase, with translation MHPMFLPGVESFPATGSRGEMMARLRGAGIPIPQIQHLFAFKTDRTDHLARFTHGVMRGPSPLSPGQRELIAAFTSRRNDCPF, from the coding sequence ATGCATCCAATGTTCCTGCCGGGGGTCGAATCCTTTCCGGCAACGGGAAGCCGTGGCGAGATGATGGCGAGACTCCGCGGCGCGGGAATTCCGATTCCGCAGATTCAGCATCTCTTCGCCTTCAAGACGGACCGCACCGATCATCTCGCACGGTTCACGCACGGTGTGATGCGCGGGCCGTCGCCGCTGTCGCCGGGCCAGCGCGAGCTCATCGCGGCGTTCACATCGCGTCGCAACGACTGTCCTTTCTGA
- a CDS encoding GNAT family N-acetyltransferase: MIVPDQLRTPRLVLRRWRATDAPELGPILEANHAHLAPWIPARVATPAEPGVLTKRLETYAAAFDDGREWRYALFTTESCLIGEVSLFPRAQWGRVPFDSADHIEIGYWLRADVTGQGFATEAARAAIDLALSLPGMSRVTIHCDERNAPSAALPRRLGFGHVATIEEPSGRLQIWQVTHP, translated from the coding sequence TTGATTGTACCGGATCAGCTGCGCACGCCGCGCCTGGTGCTGAGGCGCTGGCGTGCGACGGATGCGCCCGAGCTGGGGCCAATCCTCGAGGCGAACCACGCACATCTGGCGCCGTGGATCCCCGCGCGCGTTGCCACGCCCGCGGAGCCCGGAGTGCTCACCAAGCGTCTCGAGACGTACGCGGCGGCCTTCGACGACGGCCGTGAGTGGCGCTACGCGCTCTTCACCACCGAGTCTTGTCTCATCGGTGAAGTGAGCCTCTTCCCACGAGCGCAGTGGGGTCGCGTCCCCTTCGACAGCGCCGATCACATCGAGATCGGCTACTGGCTGCGCGCCGACGTAACGGGCCAGGGCTTCGCGACCGAGGCCGCGCGCGCCGCAATCGACCTCGCGCTGTCGCTGCCGGGCATGTCGCGCGTCACGATACACTGCGACGAGCGCAATGCTCCTAGCGCAGCCCTGCCCCGGCGCCTAGGGTTTGGGCACGTCGCAACCATCGAAGAGCCGTCCGGCCGGTTGCAGATCTGGCAAGTCACGCATCCCTGA
- a CDS encoding TonB-dependent receptor plug domain-containing protein — MTSATSRMTLALFVLVGLAIGCASGHTSQAQTAQQPMVTADDISHSAGQPIEQILEAKVPGIIVQRVSDGSIAIRIRGVPSFYSGSEPLFVIDGVPVTPGPGGALNGVNPYDIDTIKVLKNPAETAMYGVRGANGVIIITTKRPDTNKGT, encoded by the coding sequence ATGACTTCCGCGACATCACGCATGACGCTGGCCCTGTTCGTTCTCGTTGGGCTGGCGATCGGTTGCGCCTCTGGGCACACGAGCCAAGCGCAGACAGCACAGCAGCCGATGGTGACGGCTGACGACATCTCGCACAGCGCCGGCCAACCAATCGAGCAGATTCTCGAGGCGAAGGTGCCGGGAATCATCGTCCAGCGGGTGTCGGACGGCAGCATCGCCATCCGCATTCGCGGCGTCCCGTCGTTCTACAGCGGGAGCGAGCCGCTCTTCGTGATCGACGGCGTTCCGGTGACGCCTGGCCCGGGCGGCGCCCTCAACGGCGTCAATCCGTACGACATCGATACGATCAAGGTCTTGAAGAATCCGGCCGAGACCGCGATGTACGGGGTACGCGGCGCGAATGGCGTCATCATCATCACGACGAAGCGTCCCGACACCAACAAAGGGACGTGA
- a CDS encoding putative glycolipid-binding domain-containing protein, with amino-acid sequence MTDLTSDRIIRWRRLDHPALETARLAPRGQGWSLGGVVEGRLDDAREYRLEYVVQCDHAWCTLRADVSGTIGRQPVRTAIAHDVPTGRWTRDGVEQPQVAGAVDVDLGFTPATNTLPIRRLTLQVGGAAAVRAAWLRFPEMEFVSLEQVYTRQAEHQYLYESSGGQFRAVLELDEVGLVTRYGDYWTSD; translated from the coding sequence ATTACGGACCTGACGAGCGATCGGATCATTCGCTGGCGCCGTCTCGACCATCCCGCGCTCGAGACGGCGCGCCTCGCGCCGAGGGGCCAAGGCTGGTCGCTCGGCGGTGTCGTCGAGGGGCGTCTCGACGACGCGCGGGAATATCGTCTGGAGTATGTGGTTCAGTGCGATCACGCGTGGTGCACGCTCCGCGCCGACGTCTCGGGCACGATCGGACGCCAGCCGGTGCGGACCGCGATTGCGCACGACGTTCCTACTGGACGCTGGACGCGCGACGGCGTCGAGCAGCCGCAGGTTGCCGGCGCCGTCGACGTCGATCTGGGTTTCACGCCGGCGACGAACACGCTCCCGATTCGGCGCCTAACGCTTCAAGTCGGCGGTGCGGCAGCAGTGCGCGCCGCATGGCTGCGCTTTCCTGAAATGGAATTCGTGTCGCTCGAGCAGGTTTACACGCGCCAGGCGGAGCACCAGTATCTATACGAAAGCTCCGGCGGACAATTTCGAGCGGTGCTCGAGTTGGACGAGGTGGGATTGGTCACGCGCTATGGTGACTACTGGACGAGTGACTAG
- a CDS encoding DNA/RNA non-specific endonuclease, which produces MRFPAARPALLLLFGASILSCKDSPTAVRSAITPQGFNADVTVRTPTIVISQIYGGGGNSGATLKNDFIELFNPGSQNVSLAGWSVQYASAAGSFTQTTALSGSITPGSYYLVQEAAGTGGTVSLPTPNATGSIAMAAGSGKVLVAQTTTAIGACPDTSNHSVVDLVSYGTGTNCRPFTATLSNTTAAFRKDPVANTPPTGCAYTGDPSADFSTGAPAPRNSASPVHVCAGALPLGPLDHVVVAGPTNLTAGSSAQLAATAQDANNQTVTTATITWTTSDVSVATVDATGKVTAVAASATPVTITATATDDNITAKGTLTIAITTPTINWIDVSSSSTSFPPGFQTQLFATARTADGGTVIPATFTFEAVDPTMATIATVENTGIIAGVAPPSDGTSRPGFKVTATPVGGGPTYSFVSHPVAIETPAAAPASIYAVNDEFGDPTPATSSNPNDLLIRRTQYTLSYNESHGTPNWVSYELDSRQMVAGQDRCNCFTADPTLPADKQILTADYTNGGYDRGHMTRSADRTAGNVDNASTFYLTNVVPQQADLNQGVWAQFENALADSANRSGRAVYIITGPLYSQSHALTFLKNEGKVAIPDSTWKIALIGPRNAGNPFARANVQGWSDLAGITILAVNMPNVAGVRNDPWSKYLTTVAKIEQGTGYNFFSLLQSVYRDALEVGDRAPIAQYAVTGNAREGSPVTFDASSSSDADLSQSGISNALTYSWQFSDGATATGRTTSHTFAHFGPYAATLTVTDAIGWPSTVSQTLMVDDVAPVVTAPAGASLIAGETYSASAGFADPGTDSWTGTVDYGDGSGPQPLTLAGKSFTLSHVYGSAGTFRVTVTVSDDGGAGGSSSSTVSVMTPFAATKEMSTQVQLLAESGAIAQPQPLFASIDAAAKQIQRGDMTPAFNELGALINKIGAAVISGRMSPEAAQQLTDMIHRIQNVLRT; this is translated from the coding sequence ATGCGATTCCCCGCCGCACGCCCTGCGCTCCTGCTGTTGTTTGGAGCGAGCATTCTCTCCTGCAAGGACTCGCCGACTGCCGTGAGATCGGCTATCACGCCGCAAGGCTTCAACGCGGACGTGACGGTAAGGACGCCCACGATCGTGATCAGTCAGATTTACGGCGGCGGCGGAAATTCGGGCGCGACGCTCAAGAACGATTTCATCGAGCTGTTCAATCCTGGCAGCCAGAACGTTTCGCTCGCCGGCTGGAGCGTGCAGTACGCGTCGGCGGCTGGATCGTTCACGCAAACGACCGCACTCAGCGGTTCGATTACTCCCGGCAGTTACTACCTCGTGCAGGAGGCGGCGGGCACCGGTGGAACCGTCTCCCTACCGACACCGAACGCCACCGGCAGCATCGCGATGGCTGCCGGCTCGGGTAAGGTACTGGTTGCGCAAACGACCACCGCGATCGGTGCATGTCCGGACACCTCCAATCACAGCGTCGTCGACCTCGTGAGCTACGGTACAGGGACCAACTGCCGCCCCTTTACCGCGACGTTGAGCAACACCACCGCTGCCTTCCGCAAGGATCCGGTGGCGAACACGCCGCCGACCGGCTGTGCGTACACCGGCGATCCATCGGCTGATTTCTCGACGGGCGCTCCAGCACCGCGCAACAGCGCGAGCCCCGTCCACGTCTGCGCCGGCGCGCTGCCGTTAGGCCCGCTCGATCATGTGGTTGTCGCCGGACCAACGAACCTCACCGCCGGGAGCTCGGCGCAGCTCGCTGCGACCGCGCAGGACGCGAATAATCAAACCGTCACCACGGCGACGATCACCTGGACAACGAGCGACGTGAGTGTCGCGACGGTCGACGCAACTGGCAAAGTCACCGCTGTCGCAGCGAGCGCAACGCCAGTCACGATCACGGCGACCGCGACCGACGACAACATCACCGCGAAGGGCACGCTGACGATCGCCATCACCACGCCGACGATCAATTGGATCGACGTGAGTAGTTCCTCGACGAGCTTCCCGCCTGGATTCCAGACGCAGCTCTTCGCGACCGCGCGAACCGCCGATGGCGGCACGGTTATCCCGGCGACCTTCACGTTCGAGGCGGTCGACCCGACAATGGCGACGATCGCCACGGTGGAGAACACCGGCATCATCGCCGGCGTCGCCCCGCCAAGTGACGGCACGTCGCGTCCGGGCTTCAAGGTCACCGCGACACCCGTTGGGGGCGGACCAACCTACAGCTTCGTCTCGCATCCGGTTGCGATCGAGACGCCGGCCGCGGCGCCTGCATCGATCTACGCCGTCAACGACGAATTCGGCGATCCGACGCCGGCAACATCGTCGAACCCGAACGACCTGCTCATTCGCCGCACGCAGTACACTTTGTCGTACAACGAGTCGCACGGGACGCCGAATTGGGTGTCATACGAGCTCGACTCACGGCAGATGGTCGCCGGCCAGGATCGCTGCAACTGCTTCACCGCCGATCCGACACTCCCAGCCGATAAGCAAATACTCACCGCCGATTACACCAACGGCGGTTACGACCGCGGCCATATGACGCGCTCGGCCGATCGTACGGCAGGTAACGTCGACAATGCGTCGACTTTTTATCTGACAAACGTCGTCCCTCAGCAGGCGGATCTGAATCAAGGCGTCTGGGCGCAATTCGAGAACGCGCTCGCCGATTCGGCGAATCGCAGCGGCCGCGCGGTGTACATCATCACCGGCCCGCTGTACAGCCAGTCGCATGCCCTCACCTTCCTCAAGAACGAAGGGAAGGTCGCGATTCCGGACAGCACCTGGAAGATCGCGCTCATCGGGCCGCGGAACGCGGGTAATCCGTTCGCGCGCGCGAATGTACAGGGATGGAGCGACCTCGCCGGCATCACGATTCTCGCCGTCAACATGCCTAACGTGGCTGGCGTTCGGAACGATCCCTGGTCCAAGTACCTGACGACCGTCGCGAAAATCGAGCAAGGGACTGGTTACAACTTCTTCTCGCTGCTCCAATCCGTCTATCGGGACGCACTCGAGGTCGGGGATCGCGCGCCAATTGCGCAATACGCTGTCACCGGGAATGCCCGGGAAGGTAGTCCCGTAACCTTCGACGCTTCATCCTCGAGTGACGCGGACCTCAGCCAGTCGGGCATCTCCAACGCGCTGACATACTCGTGGCAGTTCAGCGACGGCGCGACGGCGACTGGACGCACGACGTCGCACACCTTCGCGCATTTCGGACCCTACGCGGCGACGCTGACGGTGACCGATGCGATCGGTTGGCCGAGCACGGTTTCGCAAACGCTAATGGTGGATGACGTAGCACCCGTGGTGACCGCGCCCGCCGGAGCGAGCCTCATCGCTGGCGAGACCTATTCAGCGAGCGCCGGCTTCGCCGATCCGGGCACCGATTCATGGACGGGGACCGTCGACTACGGCGACGGCAGTGGGCCGCAACCGTTGACGCTTGCCGGGAAGAGCTTCACACTGTCGCACGTCTATGGGAGCGCAGGCACGTTCCGCGTCACGGTAACCGTCTCCGACGATGGAGGTGCGGGCGGCTCGTCGTCGTCGACGGTGAGCGTCATGACTCCGTTCGCGGCGACGAAGGAAATGTCGACACAGGTGCAACTCCTCGCCGAGAGTGGCGCGATCGCTCAACCGCAACCACTCTTCGCATCGATCGACGCTGCCGCGAAGCAGATCCAGCGCGGCGACATGACGCCTGCGTTCAACGAGCTCGGCGCGTTGATCAACAAGATCGGTGCGGCGGTGATCTCGGGTCGCATGTCACCCGAGGCGGCGCAGCAGTTGACGGATATGATCCACCGTATCCAGAACGTATTACGGACCTGA
- a CDS encoding PAS domain S-box protein — protein sequence MDRVGSNEAVTAATASDEGRNRGSSLRAVLAAMLPPLAAFIAQELLWITSARWSLFYPAVFLSSWIGGYASGISATLISSVLLWWLLIPPLHTFVKTDPRQYVAEAIFILMGIMVSTLHRRLRHTNHGVRDALLAANKATNQLQEVIDERHVFTSLIENSSDFIGVADTSGTPVYINPAGRRMVGIAQDFPVSTMPISEYYPPELHDFVTSVIIRETLAKGRWQGEASLRHWQTNQAIPVSVTAFLINDTLTKRVLGIGTITRDISEMKRARDELARSQRFLQAILDHSPNAIVIKDLTGRYIIANRRVEELLGIPVNEVQGKRDVDLFGEAVAEHFRADDRIVAETATPLSTEEALQLRDGLHVFLVSKFPLVTERLFAICAIWVDITDRKRDEEAMTQTATDLREAQRLAHIGSWSWDLADKVQWSDELYRIFGRDPSSPVAMPFRYGSSVFTPESSEQLRTAIGKLVDGGDPFEIELEFPRPDGSTGWVAARGEGVRDSTGRLTGIRGTVQDISRIKELQRMRDEWTSIIAHDLRQPIGFIAMAADFLPTLHDDKLADKERDFTQRIQSAAKTLARMVNDLLDISLLEADQLKLERKSVDPRILVSDTLKRVAHLIGERRIKVVEEQALVNVFVDPMRVGQVLGNLLSNAIKYGDKNREIIVEEKRRDGECEIAVTNYGHGIESADLTRIFNRFARSKTSRGSGVLGLGLGLYIAKGVIRAHGGRIWAESTPGQTTTFHVTLPTTAMSRQAA from the coding sequence ATGGATCGCGTCGGTTCTAACGAAGCAGTGACGGCGGCGACGGCGAGTGACGAGGGGCGCAATCGCGGATCGTCGCTTCGAGCGGTGCTGGCGGCAATGCTGCCGCCACTCGCCGCCTTCATCGCACAGGAGCTGCTCTGGATTACTTCGGCCCGCTGGTCGCTTTTCTACCCTGCTGTTTTCCTGAGCTCCTGGATCGGAGGGTACGCGAGCGGTATTAGCGCAACGCTGATCTCCAGCGTGTTGCTCTGGTGGCTCCTCATCCCTCCTCTCCACACTTTCGTAAAGACTGACCCCAGACAATACGTCGCCGAGGCGATTTTCATCCTCATGGGGATCATGGTCAGCACACTTCACCGACGACTCCGACACACGAATCACGGCGTTCGCGACGCGCTGCTCGCCGCGAACAAAGCGACGAATCAACTGCAGGAGGTGATCGACGAGCGACACGTTTTTACTTCGCTCATTGAGAATTCCTCGGACTTCATCGGTGTCGCGGACACGAGCGGCACGCCGGTCTACATCAACCCCGCAGGGCGCCGCATGGTTGGTATTGCCCAGGACTTCCCCGTGAGCACGATGCCGATATCGGAGTATTATCCGCCCGAGCTTCATGACTTCGTAACGAGCGTGATCATCAGGGAGACTCTGGCCAAGGGACGATGGCAGGGCGAGGCAAGTTTGCGACATTGGCAGACCAACCAGGCCATCCCCGTCTCGGTGACAGCGTTCCTGATCAACGACACCCTAACGAAGCGGGTGCTCGGTATCGGTACGATTACACGCGACATCTCCGAAATGAAACGCGCTCGCGACGAGCTCGCGAGAAGCCAGCGCTTCCTGCAGGCGATTCTGGACCATTCGCCTAATGCGATCGTCATCAAGGACCTCACTGGGCGTTACATCATCGCCAATCGCCGCGTCGAAGAGCTGCTTGGAATTCCGGTGAACGAAGTGCAGGGAAAGCGCGACGTCGACCTGTTCGGCGAAGCCGTCGCCGAACACTTTCGCGCAGACGATCGAATCGTCGCCGAGACCGCGACTCCGCTCAGCACGGAGGAGGCCCTCCAGCTGCGAGACGGCTTGCACGTCTTTCTCGTGAGCAAATTTCCCCTTGTTACCGAACGCCTCTTTGCGATCTGCGCGATCTGGGTCGACATCACCGATCGAAAGCGTGACGAGGAGGCGATGACACAGACGGCGACCGACCTGCGCGAGGCGCAGCGTCTCGCACACATTGGAAGCTGGAGCTGGGACCTGGCCGACAAGGTGCAGTGGTCGGACGAGCTCTATCGGATATTCGGCCGAGATCCCTCGTCTCCTGTGGCGATGCCGTTCCGATACGGCTCATCGGTCTTCACGCCAGAAAGCTCCGAGCAGTTACGCACAGCGATCGGCAAGCTCGTCGACGGTGGAGATCCATTCGAGATCGAGCTCGAGTTTCCACGACCCGATGGCTCGACAGGCTGGGTGGCGGCACGCGGCGAGGGCGTTCGTGACTCCACCGGACGTCTCACCGGCATTCGCGGAACCGTTCAGGACATCTCTCGCATAAAGGAGCTCCAGCGCATGCGCGACGAGTGGACGTCGATCATCGCGCATGACCTCCGCCAGCCGATCGGCTTCATTGCGATGGCGGCCGACTTCCTGCCGACGCTTCACGACGACAAGCTGGCGGACAAGGAGCGCGATTTCACCCAACGGATTCAATCAGCCGCGAAGACGCTAGCTCGCATGGTGAATGACCTGCTCGACATCTCGCTCCTCGAGGCAGATCAGCTGAAGCTGGAACGGAAATCGGTTGATCCACGAATTCTCGTTTCGGACACTTTGAAACGTGTCGCACACCTCATCGGTGAACGGCGCATCAAGGTGGTCGAAGAACAGGCGCTCGTTAACGTGTTCGTTGATCCGATGCGCGTCGGCCAGGTGCTCGGCAACCTCCTCTCCAACGCAATCAAGTACGGCGACAAGAACCGCGAGATCATCGTCGAGGAGAAGCGTCGAGACGGCGAGTGTGAGATCGCGGTGACCAACTATGGTCACGGTATCGAATCAGCCGACCTGACGCGCATCTTCAATCGTTTTGCTCGCTCCAAGACAAGTCGCGGCTCTGGCGTCTTGGGATTGGGATTGGGTCTCTACATCGCGAAGGGCGTCATTCGCGCGCACGGTGGCCGCATCTGGGCCGAGAGCACACCCGGCCAGACGACGACGTTCCACGTCACCCTGCCCACGACTGCGATGTCAAGGCAAGCGGCATAG
- a CDS encoding PAS domain-containing protein — MEPIEAEEQTVEVARVEEAANHRASWPRSLLAATLPPMAAFLIQSFYWLPAVRWSLFYPAVFLASWLGGFRSGIGATLLSTALLWWYFMPPEHTLFKRDPRFYLTALIFIVLGYVVSELHRRLRRLTSDVAMALIASRKLTERLQKLVDERRMLMTLIENTPDFIGFADDHGVPNYINPGGRRMIGLDATFPVRMTRIPEYFPPDLRDFASDVIVKETLEKGQWQGETSIRNWQTQQSIPVSIHAFQMRDPDTKAVRGIGTVTRDISAVKRSRDELEAANQRLTKALQDLAESQRFLQAILDHSPNGIIIKGLDGRYRLMNNGLEILTGIAAAAANGKTDFDLFPRVLAERFRANDKIVLDTGTPLATEERAEVKNGARVFLVNKFPLLDDQRRAFAICAIWTDITEHKRVEEALRQTARDLREAQRLAHVGSWSWDLHDAMVWSEETYRIFGRDPKVPLPIPFTPGAQIFTPESTERLGAAVEKLVAGSAPYEMELEFIRPDGSTGWVAARGENVRDEHGKIVAISGTVEDITTLKDLQRMREEWTSVIAHDLRQPIGFIEMASEFLPTLHAGVVTDREKDMANRIQSAAHNLSRMVDDLLDMSLLEADRLKLERDWIDPRTLVRETIGRLSHLTRDTRIKVRDEGRLLPVYVDPMRIGQVLGNVVSNAVKYGDKGSEILVQLCRQDGHVEVAVTNHGKGIDPQDIPRIFGRFARSKAGPSPGVRGLGLGLYIANGVIRAHGGRMWADSTPGKTTTFHMTLPTVAAAKAA, encoded by the coding sequence ATGGAACCGATCGAAGCCGAGGAACAAACTGTCGAGGTTGCGCGCGTCGAGGAGGCGGCCAACCATCGCGCGTCGTGGCCGAGGTCGTTGCTCGCCGCGACGCTTCCGCCCATGGCCGCGTTCCTCATTCAGTCGTTCTACTGGCTGCCAGCCGTCCGATGGTCGTTGTTCTATCCGGCGGTCTTCCTCGCCTCGTGGCTCGGGGGATTCCGCAGTGGCATTGGCGCAACGCTTCTCTCGACGGCGTTGCTCTGGTGGTACTTCATGCCGCCCGAGCACACCCTATTCAAGCGGGATCCTCGCTTCTACCTCACCGCGCTCATCTTCATCGTTCTCGGCTACGTCGTGAGCGAGCTACACCGACGCCTGCGGCGTCTGACAAGCGACGTCGCGATGGCTCTGATTGCGTCGCGCAAGCTGACCGAACGGCTGCAGAAGCTCGTCGACGAGCGGCGCATGCTGATGACGCTCATCGAGAACACCCCGGACTTCATCGGATTTGCGGACGATCATGGGGTGCCTAACTACATCAATCCCGGCGGCCGCCGCATGATCGGTCTCGACGCCACGTTTCCGGTTCGGATGACGCGAATACCCGAGTACTTTCCACCCGATCTGCGCGATTTCGCGAGTGACGTGATCGTGAAGGAGACGCTCGAAAAGGGGCAGTGGCAGGGAGAGACGAGCATTCGCAACTGGCAAACGCAACAATCGATTCCCGTCTCGATTCATGCCTTTCAGATGCGCGATCCGGACACGAAAGCGGTGCGCGGCATCGGCACGGTGACTCGGGACATTTCGGCGGTCAAACGCAGCCGCGACGAGCTGGAGGCGGCGAATCAACGCCTAACGAAAGCATTGCAAGACCTCGCCGAAAGCCAACGCTTTCTCCAGGCGATTCTCGACCATTCGCCCAACGGCATCATCATCAAGGGACTCGACGGCCGTTATCGGCTGATGAACAACGGACTCGAGATCCTCACGGGAATTGCCGCGGCGGCGGCGAATGGGAAGACGGACTTCGATCTCTTCCCTCGTGTCCTGGCCGAGCGGTTCCGTGCCAACGACAAGATCGTGCTCGACACCGGCACGCCACTCGCCACCGAGGAGCGAGCGGAGGTCAAGAATGGCGCTCGCGTTTTTCTCGTCAACAAGTTCCCGCTGCTCGACGATCAACGCCGCGCCTTCGCGATCTGCGCCATCTGGACAGACATCACGGAGCACAAGCGCGTCGAGGAAGCGCTCCGTCAGACCGCGCGCGACTTGCGAGAGGCGCAGCGCCTCGCGCACGTCGGCAGCTGGAGTTGGGACCTTCACGACGCGATGGTGTGGTCCGAGGAGACCTATCGCATCTTCGGCCGAGATCCAAAGGTGCCGCTCCCAATTCCGTTCACGCCAGGGGCGCAGATCTTCACTCCCGAGAGCACCGAACGACTGGGTGCCGCCGTCGAGAAGCTGGTCGCGGGAAGCGCGCCGTATGAAATGGAGCTCGAGTTCATCCGGCCCGACGGATCGACAGGCTGGGTCGCTGCGCGCGGCGAGAACGTGCGCGACGAGCACGGAAAGATCGTCGCGATCAGCGGCACGGTCGAAGACATAACGACGCTCAAGGATCTGCAGCGGATGCGCGAAGAGTGGACGTCGGTGATCGCGCACGACCTGCGGCAGCCAATTGGCTTCATCGAGATGGCGTCGGAATTTCTTCCAACGTTGCATGCCGGCGTGGTCACCGATCGCGAGAAGGATATGGCCAATCGTATTCAGTCGGCCGCGCACAATCTCTCACGTATGGTCGACGATCTGCTCGATATGTCGCTGCTCGAGGCGGATCGACTCAAGCTCGAGCGCGATTGGATCGATCCGCGCACGCTCGTGCGAGAGACCATCGGTCGGCTGTCGCACCTAACGCGAGACACTCGGATCAAGGTGCGTGATGAAGGAAGGTTGCTTCCGGTGTACGTCGATCCGATGCGGATCGGCCAGGTTCTGGGCAACGTCGTTTCGAACGCGGTCAAATACGGCGACAAGGGCAGCGAGATTCTCGTCCAGTTGTGCCGGCAGGACGGTCACGTCGAGGTCGCGGTGACGAATCACGGGAAGGGGATCGATCCGCAGGACATACCGCGGATCTTCGGCCGCTTCGCGCGCTCGAAAGCCGGGCCCAGCCCGGGTGTGCGAGGCCTCGGACTGGGCCTTTACATCGCGAACGGCGTCATCAGGGCGCACGGCGGCCGGATGTGGGCGGATAGCACACCTGGCAAGACGACCACTTTCCACATGACCCTGCCAACCGTGGCTGCAGCCAAGGCGGCGTAG
- a CDS encoding gamma-glutamylcyclotransferase family protein yields the protein MRPTTLFVYGTLKRRAPRRQHPLLHGARFVTSASISGVLYDLGEYPGLVRPSHSRSRVAGELYELPNDASAKLLDALDEYEGAEYVRRRVYVRLSSGKRRAAWAYLLRRRPKSAALLPKGRYALRRGVA from the coding sequence GTGAGGCCGACCACGTTGTTCGTCTACGGCACGTTGAAGCGCCGCGCTCCGCGACGACAGCATCCGCTGTTGCACGGCGCGCGTTTCGTCACGAGCGCTTCCATCAGTGGTGTCTTATACGATCTTGGCGAATATCCAGGGCTCGTCCGACCGTCGCACAGTCGAAGCCGAGTCGCCGGTGAGCTGTACGAGCTGCCGAATGACGCGTCGGCGAAGTTGCTCGACGCCCTCGATGAGTATGAGGGAGCCGAGTATGTGCGACGACGCGTGTACGTGAGGCTCTCTAGCGGTAAGCGCCGAGCCGCATGGGCGTACTTGCTGCGTCGCCGACCGAAATCGGCTGCACTTCTCCCCAAGGGCCGCTACGCACTTCGGCGCGGCGTGGCCTAA